A window from Nomascus leucogenys isolate Asia chromosome 24, Asia_NLE_v1, whole genome shotgun sequence encodes these proteins:
- the SMIM1 gene encoding small integral membrane protein 1 translates to MQPQESHVHYSRWEDGSRDGISLGAVSSTEEASCRRRISQKLCTGKLGIAMKVLGGVALFWIIFILGYLTGYYVHKCK, encoded by the exons ATGCAGCCCCAGGAGAGCCACGTCCACTATAGTAGGTGGGAAGACGGCAGCAGGGACGGAATCAGTCTAGGGGCTGTGTCCAGCACAGAAGAGGCCTCATGCCGCCGCAG GATCTCCCAGAAGCTGTGCACGGGCAAGCTGGGCATCGCCATGAAGGTGCTGGGCGGCGTGGCCCTCTTCTGGATCATCTTTATCCTGGGCTACCTCACTGGCTACTATGTGCACAAGTGCAAATAA